Proteins encoded in a region of the Trueperaceae bacterium genome:
- the nosZ gene encoding Sec-dependent nitrous-oxide reductase codes for MKKRRLVLVLLGFAVLAAGLVLAQGARNQARTASDAASRTFVPPGEHDEFYGFFSGGFNGQLSVVGLPSGRTIKNIPVFSQYGENGYGYSEETKAFMNTSHGPVYWDDSHHPELSMTNGVPDGRWIFINGNNTPRIARIDLSTFETVEIIEIPNIAGNHPSPFTTMNSEYVVAGTRFSVPVPQRDMPIADYKGNFKGMLTFVSVEPTSGEMDVAFQIMMPGFDYDLAHCGKGPSADWCFFSSYNSEESHTLLEVNASQHDKDFVTAVNWRRAEQCVAEGLATDFPSYYARNRLNEKTHTAETTWGDSVKVLQPEDCSDLVYFLPTPKSPHGVDVDPTGRFIVPGGKLSATIAVHSFEKMLAAIEGKKFEGESYGVPILAFDEIVAGQVERACLGPLHNEFDSKGNVYSSCFITSEIIKWNLKDFQVTDRIPVYYSIGHLMIPGGDSMKPWDKYVVALNKITKDRYLPTGPELTQSAQLIDINGNTMQMLLDFPTLGEPHYAQALPAELVAPNSKLIYDLAANEHPYVVKSEAETKVVRDGTDVHVYMSSIRSHFAPDNIEGVKVGDTVYWHVTNLEQDWDVPHGFAVQGMQDANILIKPGQTLTVTWKPTKEGVYPFYCTDFCSALHQEMQGYVRVSPADSDVPLTWSLGL; via the coding sequence ATGAAGAAACGCAGGTTGGTCCTAGTGTTGCTGGGCTTCGCCGTCCTCGCGGCCGGTCTGGTGCTGGCGCAAGGTGCACGGAACCAGGCGCGCACGGCGAGCGACGCCGCGAGCCGCACCTTCGTGCCGCCGGGCGAGCACGACGAGTTCTACGGCTTCTTCTCCGGCGGCTTCAACGGGCAGCTCAGCGTGGTCGGCCTGCCTTCCGGGCGCACGATCAAGAACATCCCGGTCTTCTCCCAGTACGGCGAGAACGGCTACGGCTACTCGGAAGAGACCAAGGCCTTCATGAACACCTCGCACGGCCCCGTCTACTGGGACGACTCGCACCACCCCGAGCTCTCCATGACCAACGGGGTGCCTGACGGTCGCTGGATCTTCATCAACGGCAACAACACCCCGCGCATCGCCAGGATCGACCTCTCCACCTTCGAGACGGTCGAGATCATCGAGATCCCCAACATCGCCGGCAACCACCCCTCGCCATTCACCACCATGAACAGCGAGTACGTCGTGGCCGGCACGCGCTTCAGCGTGCCCGTCCCGCAGCGCGACATGCCGATCGCCGACTACAAGGGCAACTTCAAGGGCATGCTCACCTTCGTGTCGGTTGAACCCACCTCGGGCGAGATGGACGTGGCGTTCCAGATCATGATGCCGGGCTTCGACTACGACCTGGCGCACTGCGGCAAGGGCCCCTCGGCCGACTGGTGCTTCTTCTCGTCCTACAACAGCGAGGAGTCCCACACCCTGCTCGAGGTGAACGCCTCGCAGCACGACAAGGACTTCGTCACGGCCGTCAACTGGCGTCGCGCCGAGCAGTGCGTCGCCGAGGGCCTGGCCACCGACTTCCCGTCGTACTACGCCCGCAACCGCCTGAACGAGAAGACCCACACCGCCGAGACGACCTGGGGCGACAGCGTCAAGGTCCTCCAGCCCGAGGACTGCTCGGACCTCGTGTACTTCCTGCCAACGCCCAAGTCGCCGCACGGCGTGGACGTCGACCCGACGGGCAGGTTCATCGTCCCTGGCGGCAAGCTCTCCGCCACCATCGCCGTCCACAGCTTCGAGAAGATGCTCGCCGCCATCGAGGGCAAGAAGTTCGAGGGCGAGTCGTACGGCGTGCCCATCCTCGCGTTCGACGAGATCGTGGCCGGCCAGGTGGAGCGCGCCTGCTTGGGTCCGCTACACAACGAGTTCGACAGCAAGGGCAACGTCTACTCCAGCTGCTTCATCACCTCCGAGATCATCAAGTGGAACCTCAAGGACTTCCAGGTCACCGACCGCATCCCCGTCTACTACTCCATCGGTCACCTGATGATCCCCGGCGGCGACAGCATGAAGCCGTGGGACAAGTACGTGGTGGCGCTCAACAAGATCACCAAGGACCGCTACCTCCCGACGGGCCCCGAGCTCACCCAGTCGGCGCAGCTCATCGACATCAACGGCAACACCATGCAGATGCTCCTCGACTTCCCGACGCTGGGCGAGCCGCACTACGCCCAGGCCCTACCGGCCGAGCTCGTGGCGCCCAACAGCAAGCTCATCTACGACCTGGCCGCCAACGAGCACCCGTACGTCGTGAAGAGCGAGGCCGAGACGAAGGTCGTGCGTGACGGCACCGACGTGCACGTCTACATGAGCTCCATCCGCTCGCACTTCGCGCCCGACAACATCGAGGGCGTCAAGGTCGGCGACACCGTCTACTGGCACGTCACCAACCTCGAACAGGACTGGGACGTCCCCCACGGCTTCGCCGTCCAGGGCATGCAGGACGCCAACATCCTGATCAAGCCCGGCCAGACCCTCACCGTCACCTGGAAGCCCACCAAGGAGGGCGTCTACCCCTTCTACTGCACCGACTTCTGCTCGGCGCTGCACCAGGAGATGCAGGGCTACGTGCGCGTGTCGCCCGCGGACTCGGACGTGCCCCTCACCTGGAGCCTAGGCCTCTGA
- a CDS encoding cytochrome c — MFGARRSGRALSRSPLLMLLAALALVAAAAFAQEAKELPKGIGPIQELVLPDTIDDALAAEGEATFVAFCSACHKFGERYVGPDMAGVTVRRSPEWIMNMILNTNEMIFQDETAYELLAEYMTPMAQLPLTEEQVRGILEYFRQVDRDLGL, encoded by the coding sequence ATGTTCGGTGCAAGACGCTCTGGCCGCGCCCTTTCGCGGTCCCCGCTACTGATGCTGCTCGCCGCGCTCGCGCTGGTGGCGGCGGCGGCCTTCGCCCAAGAGGCCAAGGAGCTCCCCAAGGGGATCGGCCCCATCCAGGAGCTCGTGCTCCCCGACACGATCGACGACGCCCTCGCCGCCGAGGGCGAGGCGACCTTCGTCGCCTTCTGCTCCGCCTGCCACAAGTTCGGCGAGCGCTACGTGGGACCCGACATGGCGGGCGTCACCGTGCGGCGCTCCCCCGAGTGGATCATGAACATGATCCTCAACACGAACGAGATGATCTTCCAAGACGAGACTGCCTACGAGCTCCTCGCCGAGTACATGACGCCCATGGCGCAACTCCCCCTCACGGAAGAGCAGGTCCGCGGCATCCTCGAGTACTTCCGCCAGGTCGATAGGGACCTGGGGCTCTGA
- a CDS encoding zinc metallopeptidase: MLLIFIVTMAATVLVQLYLRNTYARWQAAPTVSGLTGAQTARAILDANGLTDVSIEEVPGQLTDHYDPSHRVVRLSAVNHRGASVAAHAVAAHEVGHAIQHAHAYAPLRFRTALVPAANIGSRFAPWIIVLGAMLGAMGMIQLGIVLFGLAVLFQVVTLPVEYDASRRAGAELARLGLATSGEVAGTKQVLNAAALTYVAAAAASVMYLLYYLSMFLGSRD, translated from the coding sequence ATGTTGCTGATCTTCATAGTGACGATGGCCGCCACCGTGCTGGTGCAGCTATACCTGCGCAACACCTACGCCCGCTGGCAGGCGGCGCCCACCGTGTCGGGGCTCACGGGCGCGCAGACCGCCCGCGCCATCCTCGACGCCAACGGCCTCACCGACGTGAGCATCGAGGAGGTGCCGGGTCAACTCACCGACCATTACGATCCGTCGCACAGGGTGGTGCGCCTGTCGGCCGTCAACCACCGCGGTGCCAGCGTGGCCGCGCACGCCGTGGCGGCGCACGAGGTCGGGCACGCCATCCAGCACGCCCACGCCTACGCGCCCCTGCGGTTCCGCACGGCGCTCGTGCCGGCCGCCAACATCGGGTCGCGCTTCGCGCCGTGGATCATCGTCCTGGGCGCCATGCTCGGCGCCATGGGCATGATCCAACTTGGCATCGTGCTATTCGGACTGGCCGTCCTCTTCCAGGTCGTCACGTTGCCCGTGGAGTACGACGCCAGCCGACGCGCCGGAGCGGAGCTCGCGCGCCTGGGCCTGGCGACCAGCGGCGAGGTCGCCGGCACGAAGCAGGTCCTCAACGCCGCCGCCCTCACCTACGTGGCCGCCGCGGCGGCTTCCGTCATGTACCTGCTCTACTACCTCTCGATGTTCCTGGGCTCGCGCGACTGA
- a CDS encoding ribonucleoside-diphosphate reductase subunit alpha, which yields MHLGGPAPSRPARPRRGAARAARQPFAWLNQQSREFLAGGYLLPGVTPEARLRQIAQRAEELLPGMPGFAERFLDYLGRGWYSLASPVWANFGLDRGLPISCFGTYVPDSMEGILGAAAEVGMMSKYGGGTSAYFGDLRGRGSPIRHNGQSEGAVNFMRLFDTLIDVTKQGATRRGSFAAYLPIDHPDVREFLEIRSDGNLIQNLFFGVTVGDAWLEAMIAGDRDKRELWARVLQKRSEVGLPYVLFEGNTNRGAADVYRDRGLPIRSSNLCSEIALPVSEDESFVCCLSSMNLLHFDEWQDTDAVATLVYFLDAVMSEFIAKAATLPHLARARRFAERHRALGLGVLGWHSYLQARFVALGSLTAAALNKRVFKTVREAADGASAELARRYGEPALLEGYGRRNATLMAVAPTTSSSFILGQVSQSIEPLRSNYYVRDLAKSVTTYRNPALQALLAERDADTPAVWRSVLEHDGSVQHLDSLDDEEKAVFATFSEVSQLDLVVQAGQRQEYIDQGQSLNLMVHPATPTKDLNALHLEAWRRGVKSLYYQHSINAAQAFNRDLLVCSSCEA from the coding sequence GTGCACCTCGGCGGGCCGGCGCCCTCCCGGCCGGCGCGGCCGCGGCGCGGCGCGGCGCGCGCCGCGAGGCAGCCGTTCGCGTGGCTCAACCAACAGAGCCGCGAGTTCCTCGCCGGCGGCTACCTCCTGCCGGGCGTCACGCCGGAGGCGCGCCTGCGCCAGATCGCCCAGCGCGCCGAGGAGCTCCTGCCAGGCATGCCGGGCTTCGCCGAGCGCTTCCTCGATTACCTGGGGCGCGGCTGGTACTCCCTGGCGTCGCCCGTGTGGGCGAACTTCGGCCTCGACCGCGGGCTCCCGATATCCTGCTTCGGAACTTACGTGCCCGACAGCATGGAGGGCATCCTGGGGGCGGCCGCCGAGGTCGGCATGATGAGCAAGTACGGGGGTGGGACGAGCGCCTACTTCGGCGACCTCCGGGGCCGGGGTAGCCCCATCCGCCACAACGGCCAGTCGGAGGGCGCCGTGAACTTCATGCGCCTCTTCGACACCCTCATCGACGTCACCAAGCAGGGCGCCACGCGCCGCGGCTCCTTCGCTGCCTACCTGCCCATCGACCACCCCGACGTTCGCGAGTTCCTCGAGATCCGTTCCGACGGCAACCTCATCCAGAACCTCTTCTTCGGCGTCACCGTGGGCGACGCCTGGCTCGAGGCCATGATCGCTGGCGACCGCGACAAGCGCGAGCTGTGGGCGCGCGTGCTGCAGAAGCGCAGCGAGGTGGGGCTACCCTACGTGCTGTTCGAAGGCAACACGAACAGGGGCGCCGCCGACGTCTACCGCGACCGCGGCCTGCCCATCCGCTCCAGCAACCTCTGCAGCGAGATCGCCCTGCCCGTGAGCGAGGACGAGTCGTTCGTCTGCTGCCTCTCCAGCATGAACCTGCTCCACTTCGACGAGTGGCAGGACACCGACGCGGTGGCCACGCTCGTGTACTTCCTCGACGCCGTCATGAGCGAGTTCATCGCCAAGGCCGCCACCCTGCCGCACCTGGCGCGGGCCCGCCGCTTCGCGGAGCGCCACCGCGCGCTCGGGCTGGGCGTGCTGGGGTGGCACAGCTACCTCCAGGCGCGGTTCGTTGCCCTCGGCAGCCTGACCGCCGCCGCGCTCAACAAGCGGGTCTTCAAGACGGTCCGCGAGGCGGCCGACGGCGCCAGCGCCGAGCTGGCCCGGCGCTACGGCGAACCGGCGCTGCTCGAGGGCTACGGGCGCCGCAACGCCACCCTCATGGCCGTCGCGCCCACCACCTCGAGCTCGTTCATCCTCGGGCAGGTGTCGCAGTCGATCGAACCGCTCCGCTCCAACTACTACGTCCGCGACCTCGCCAAGTCCGTCACCACCTACCGCAACCCCGCGCTGCAGGCGCTCCTGGCCGAGCGCGACGCCGACACCCCCGCCGTGTGGCGCAGCGTCCTCGAGCACGACGGCAGCGTCCAGCACCTCGACTCACTGGACGACGAGGAGAAGGCCGTCTTCGCCACGTTCTCGGAGGTGAGCCAGCTCGACCTGGTCGTGCAGGCCGGGCAGCGGCAGGAGTACATCGACCAGGGGCAGTCGCTCAACCTGATGGTGCATCCGGCCACGCCCACGAAGGACCTGAACGCGCTCCACCTGGAGGCGTGGCGCCGGGGCGTGAAGAGCCTCTACTACCAGCACAGCATCAACGCCGCCCAGGCGTTCAACCGCGACCTCCTCGTGTGCTCGAGCTGCGAGGCGTGA
- a CDS encoding ribonucleotide-diphosphate reductase subunit beta, translating to MRPAEYPELLDYRDAIRHSYWLHTEYNLTEDVHDFHARVTEVERSAIKNAMLAISQVEVAVKTFWGDLHKRYPKPEIGAVGYTFAESEVRHQDAYAHLLDVLGLNGEFARLDASPLRARLDLLDAHLARPRQAAGAEAGREAALELLLFSAFTEHVSLFSQFLIMKAFDRHKNLFKGVANIVEATSKEEQLHGQFGYHLVRLLREENPGWFDADFDARVASACRDAYAAETIVLDWILEAGELDFLPREVIDAFVMQRFDAALAAVGLAPIFEPDPALVARSLWFDEEVLAGKHYDFFHKRPTAYAKKTKPITSDDLFG from the coding sequence CTGCGGCCCGCCGAGTACCCGGAGCTCCTCGACTACCGCGACGCCATCAGGCACTCCTACTGGCTCCACACCGAGTACAACCTCACCGAGGACGTCCACGACTTCCACGCCCGCGTGACTGAGGTGGAAAGGAGCGCCATCAAGAACGCCATGCTGGCGATCTCGCAGGTGGAGGTGGCCGTCAAGACGTTCTGGGGCGACCTCCACAAGCGCTACCCGAAGCCCGAGATCGGCGCCGTCGGGTACACGTTCGCGGAGAGCGAGGTCAGGCACCAGGACGCGTACGCGCACCTGCTCGACGTCCTGGGCCTGAACGGCGAGTTCGCGCGCCTGGACGCCAGCCCGCTGCGTGCGCGCCTCGACCTGCTCGACGCGCACCTTGCCCGGCCGCGGCAGGCGGCGGGCGCGGAGGCGGGGCGCGAGGCGGCGCTCGAGCTCCTCCTGTTCAGCGCCTTCACCGAGCACGTGAGCCTCTTCAGCCAGTTCCTGATCATGAAGGCGTTCGACAGGCACAAGAACCTGTTCAAGGGCGTCGCCAACATCGTGGAGGCGACCAGCAAGGAGGAGCAGCTCCACGGCCAGTTCGGCTACCACCTCGTGAGGCTCCTGCGCGAGGAGAACCCCGGTTGGTTCGACGCCGACTTCGACGCGCGCGTGGCCTCGGCGTGCCGCGACGCCTACGCGGCCGAGACGATCGTGCTCGACTGGATCCTGGAGGCGGGCGAGCTCGACTTCCTGCCGCGCGAGGTCATCGACGCCTTCGTCATGCAGCGCTTCGACGCTGCCCTGGCGGCCGTGGGCCTCGCGCCGATCTTCGAGCCCGATCCGGCCCTGGTGGCGCGAAGCCTCTGGTTCGACGAGGAGGTGCTGGCCGGCAAGCATTACGACTTCTTCCACAAGCGCCCGACCGCCTACGCCAAGAAGACGAAACCGATCACGAGCGACGACCTGTTCGGCTGA